The genomic window GAAGCGTTGACGCGGAAGGCGGCGTAATTCGGTGGCCAAGGGCGACAAGAAGCAGATCATCATCATCAAGAAGAAGAAAAAGGGCCACGCCGCTCATCACGGAGGTTCGTGGAAGGTGGCGTACGCCGACTTCGTGACGGCGATGATGGCCTTCTTCATGGTGATGTGGATTCTGGGCATGGATCAGAATCTTCGAAATTCGATCGAGGGCTACTTCTCGAACCCGGTCGGCTTCAAGAAGGGCTACACGGCCGGCAAGAGCCCGATCTCGTCCGGCTCGTCGCCCGGCATGGTGAAAACCACGCCCATCAAGCTCGTGACGCGACAGGACGAACAGCTCGAGCTGTCGAAGATGGGCGGACGCATCAAGTCGAAGCTCAAGGAAGCCGGCTTGTCGGCGATCGGCGATCGTGTCGAGATCATCGAGACGAACATGGGGCTGCGCATCGAGCTGTCCGAGGACTCGAGCGGACAGCAGTTCTTCGCGACGGCCTCGTCCCAGATGACCGACAAGATGCGGAAGACGCTCCAGGTCGTCGCGACGGAGTTGTCGCCCCTTCGCAACTCGGTGATCATCGAGGGGCACACCGACGCGGCGCAGTACGCCGGGCTCTACTCGAACTGGGAGCTCTCGGCGGATCGCGCGAATGCGGCGCGGCGCGTGATGGAGGAAGCAGGACTCGCGGGTTCGCGCGTGCTCGAAGTGCGCGGCATGGCGGATAGACAGTTGCGCAATCCGGAAAATCCGCTCGATCCGAAGAACCGGCGTATTTCGATCTTCCTGCCGTTCGAGAGCAATCCGGACAGCGGCACGGTCGTGATGCCGCGACCGATCGGGCCGCCGGGGACGACAGGGTAAGAGCAGATCCTCGACTCCCCTTCGCTGCGCTCCGGGTCGCGAGGATGACAGTTACGCGTTGTCGCCCATCTGCTGCGCGGCCCAATGCAGCGCGTCCATGTAGAGCGTCGGCAGCACTTCGTCCTCGAGCGGCACGTCGTCCGCGAGCCCCCTTGCCTCGTCCCAGTTCGCTTTTTCGTACGATTCCACGAGCTGAAGCGGCGTGCCGAGCGGTCCGCCGCGCTTGAGCAGGGCGTTGCGGACTTCGTCCGAGAGCTCGAGGCGAGATAAAATTTTATCCATCGGGACTTCGAGCAGCACGTCGAGCAGCGACAGCAGGCCGACAATGAATGCCGAGCCACCGGAGCGCGCGTGCGCGCTGGACGCCACGAGCTCGCACATCCGCGCGCGGGTGATGGCGGTGAGGGCCATCTCGTGCGTCACGTCGCCCTGCCCGCCGAGCGATGCGACGAGAATCACGGCGAGCCAGCGGTGGAGCGTCTCGCGGCCAACCAGTCGAATCGCGTGCGAGATGGACGTGATGCCACGCCCGCCCACCGACGCGGCGTTGACGATGCGCAGCAGCTTGTACGACAGCGCGACGTCGGCCGCGAACGCCTTCTCGATGTGCGCGTCCGGCGTCGCGGGATCCTGCAGCAAATTGAGCAGCCGCATGATCGCGAGCTGTCCGGCCGAGACGTCTTCCTTCGACAACGTCTCGGGCTTGCTGAACAGGTAGCCCTGGAAGAGCTGAAAGCCCATGCGCGTGCACGCATCGCGAACGGCGGCCGTCTCCACACGTTCGGCGAGCAGCCTGATGCCGGCGCGCTTGAGATGCTTTGCCACCGCCTCGATCTCGTCGAGCGGGCGATCGAGCACGTCGATCTTGACGATCGTCGCGAGATCGAGGAGGGGAGCCGTTTCTTCGGAGTAGATGTAGTCGTCGAGAGCGAGACGATAGCCGGCTTCCACCATGCGTTGGCACGCGGCGATCGTTTCGTGATCGTGCACGATGCTCTCGAGGAGCTCGATGACGACGTCGCCGGGCTCGAACAACGTCCAGCTTTCGTTCATGAGCTGGGCGCGCGAGAAGTTGATGAAGGCCAATCCGCCGTTCGTCAGACTGCGTAGACCAATGCCGAGCATCGAGGCCGAGATGACCTCGGCGCTCATGTAGCCATCTTCCCCGTCGGCTCCCTGTACGCTAGCGTCGCGCCGGTACAACAGCTCGTAGCCAAACAATCCGCGGCCCAACTCGAAGATCGGCTGCCGAGCGACGAAGACGGTGCTCATTTCGTGGTGGTGTGGTGGGAACGTCCGGCGATGGTGGCCGGGTTTATCGCGGGT from Gemmatimonadaceae bacterium includes these protein-coding regions:
- a CDS encoding flagellar motor protein MotB — translated: MAKGDKKQIIIIKKKKKGHAAHHGGSWKVAYADFVTAMMAFFMVMWILGMDQNLRNSIEGYFSNPVGFKKGYTAGKSPISSGSSPGMVKTTPIKLVTRQDEQLELSKMGGRIKSKLKEAGLSAIGDRVEIIETNMGLRIELSEDSSGQQFFATASSQMTDKMRKTLQVVATELSPLRNSVIIEGHTDAAQYAGLYSNWELSADRANAARRVMEEAGLAGSRVLEVRGMADRQLRNPENPLDPKNRRISIFLPFESNPDSGTVVMPRPIGPPGTTG
- a CDS encoding HDOD domain-containing protein, whose amino-acid sequence is MSTVFVARQPIFELGRGLFGYELLYRRDASVQGADGEDGYMSAEVISASMLGIGLRSLTNGGLAFINFSRAQLMNESWTLFEPGDVVIELLESIVHDHETIAACQRMVEAGYRLALDDYIYSEETAPLLDLATIVKIDVLDRPLDEIEAVAKHLKRAGIRLLAERVETAAVRDACTRMGFQLFQGYLFSKPETLSKEDVSAGQLAIMRLLNLLQDPATPDAHIEKAFAADVALSYKLLRIVNAASVGGRGITSISHAIRLVGRETLHRWLAVILVASLGGQGDVTHEMALTAITRARMCELVASSAHARSGGSAFIVGLLSLLDVLLEVPMDKILSRLELSDEVRNALLKRGGPLGTPLQLVESYEKANWDEARGLADDVPLEDEVLPTLYMDALHWAAQQMGDNA